Part of the Candidatus Thiothrix putei genome, AGCGAACAGCCTCGGCAAACAACCTCGGCACTCTGGCTAAAGGGGCGGACACGCTTGCCGGGAATCCGGTAGACCGGTTCGCTTATGTGGATTTTTCCGTAGGTCGTGTGCCAATGACAGTTTTTTTTCCACTCTTTACATACTTCCCAATGCCTTCTTCACAGGCTGGGGCTGTGCATTTTTCTACACGTTTGTTTGCCCATGCAGTGATCGCATCATTTCCCATTTGGCGCAGTTCTTCTATCACCCGCTGTTCGGCGTCTGCTGCTTTGATAATGTCATCACCGGCATTTTCAACCACCTCGATTAGCCCTTCCATCCGAGCTTTTAATGCGGGGTTGCGGTTCAAGGCTTCTAAAAGTTTTTGGTCGCGGGAGCTAACTGTCAACATGGGAAAGTCCTTTTTCTCTGGTTTTAGGGGATGCCATCTTAGTCTACAGGACACCGCACTTTTGTTCACACCCACAAAGCGACCATTGAAATTAAGACGGGCAGCGGGAATGTTTATAATGTCCAGCTTTACAACAAAGAGCTAAACGCAGCGAATTTCACCCCAGTAGGCGGGTTACCTTCACCAATGGGCAATACAGGTGGGCAAACTGGGTTTGAAAACTTAAATAAAACCATCAATGTCGCCAATGGTGGCAATCTGACTATTACAGTCAAGACTGCCAATATCGGTGATACCGCAGTACCGAGTGCAACCTTGATTAATGCAACCAGTGTTAAATAATGGCTGTGAATTTGGAGATAAGCATGAAACCTATGATTAAATACCTGACAGCCACAGTGTTGTTATCCTTGACAATGAGCTATCCCGCTCATGCTGCTAGTATTCGGTGCAAAGATATTAGTTCCAGTTCAGAACGCTTAAAAGACACCTTGTCACAATTTCGTTATCTTGGTTGGGGTATCTTTTCCGAAACTATTGAGAGCAAAATTTACAAATACATCAAAGATAAAAATGATGATGTCGCTGATCTCAGCGGATTTTGTGCTGCATTACAAGGGCATGACGAGTTGGAAGCTTATTTTATTGCCCTAGATAGACTATCCAGTTTGGCAGGGCCAGCAGGTGGCTATATTAATGAACAGGTCAAGGCAGGCAGGTTTATTATCGCTAGGGCTAAAGACATTGCCGAAGAAAAAGGGCTGCAAGTGTTGCAGTTTGACTATGGGCTTATGGGATTTTCCATCAATATCGACAAAGACAGTGGTCATTGGTTTTGGCCTAATTCATCATTAAAGCCGAACGAAATGCGTAAATTGATTGAAAAAGTCAGTTTGGTGCATTCAGGTAATACTACTGGATTTGAGTTAATGGATGCAGGTGTTTTCCTGCATCGCCCCGGCTACGAAATGCGCAGTGATGGTGAGGTTTATTCATCAATGACGGGTGAAGCTTTATCAGATGAAAAGGTACTTAGTTTTAACAAAACCTATGAACCTTATCAGAAATCAGTAGGGTATATAACCGGTGGCAGCTATACGAACCCTAGCAGTGGAGTCGTTTATTGAGCGACTTGCAAAATCCGACAAACTGAGTTGCTCAATTTTCAGCATTGACCGAACGCCGCATATTCAGCCGATTTTTTACTCAATTTGACCAACGAAACCTGAGCTTTTTCAGTTTTACCGTAACTTTTGCTAAATTTCACCCATACCGATGCGACTGCTCCTGTTTTTCAGTCAGTCTTCCCGTGTTTTTTCAAACCCAGTCGCTTTATAACAAGACACGCATCAGTTGATCAGCACTCAACACCAAAATCCCAAACATCAAGTGGCTGTAAACTTTTTGCGCACCTTGCACCCACACATTCCGACCACCAAATTCATCCTTCAGGCGGGCATTGGTTCGTTCTACGGTGCTGCGAATTTTGTAACGCTCGGCATCAGCAGGTTCAAACGCTTCTTTCTGTCCGCCGCGAGGATTGTGATCAATCAGAGGGACATGCCCCAGATGACGGCTGTATTCGTGCAAATCAGCACTGCAATAGGCCGCATCCATCAGGTCGTAGAGACTGGTGACACGTTGGGCACTGATTTGAGAGAGTGGGATGGCTGCCCCGCTGTCGTGAAAGGAGGCGGAAGACAGAATGGCTGCTATCGGGACACCACAATCGGCGGTATCGATATGCAGTTTGTAGCCGTTCCAACTGTGCTTGTAGCCTTGGGCATTCTTCTTCGTCCCCCGGTTACACTGAACCGGTATCTCATCGAGTGCTTGCTGAAGTGACTGTTCCCGTTGGCGCTGAATCCGTGTTTGCCCTTGTTTTTTCTTTGGCTTTTCCTCGGCAACAGGCCGTTCACGTGCCTCAATGGCTGTTGAATCCCGACACAGGTGGCCGATCAGCGCATCGCCCAAATACGTTTTCACCAACGTTTCATGCACACGTTCCGCTAAACGCTGTTCAGCAAATTCAGCGAAGGCACGTGAAAAGGTGGATTCGGAAGGCAGTTTCTTGGTCAGGGGAAACCCGCAGATGCGTCGCAGGGAGCGATCGTTTTGCAGCCGGTCAATGAGTGCTCGCGTATTGACAATATTGAGCACGCTTTTGGCGACAAAAGCATTGGCAAACCAAGATCGCTCCGTCGCTGGCCGTCCAGACCCATCACGAAAAGAGCGCACAAAATCTTCAATGCGCGTCAGCTCCAGTACGTGAATGAGCTTTTCAAGCTTGGGGGTCAATGTGCCAAAGGCATCATTGAAGCAAGGCAGTATTTCAATTTGCAGCAAACTCCAGCGTTGTGCAATCAGGGCGCGTTCGGTAGAATTCATAGCGTGGGCTTAATGGTTGTTTTGATGCTTCTATTATCGCCGAAAACGGCAGCCCACACTTCTTTTTTCCTTCAGATGAAGGAAGGTTCACGCTGAAAATGTAATTTTGCAAGTGGCTCTTATTTAAAAGTTGAATTTAAAGATGCGAATACCGTGGTGGTTCCCATTAGCAGTGAGTTTATGACGATCACAGCAAATGAAGTAAACATCAGATTTTTGAAACATCCTGATGGTCAATATGGCTTCGCAAAGTGATCAATTTAAAAATTGGGGTATATTTCTATGAAACTTTATTTACATTTGACTGGGGTTTTAATGCTTTCTCTGCTTGCTGTTGCTTGTGGTGGTGGAGGCTCAACGAATGACACGAATTCAAACAATAGCGGCAGTACAGGAATATTGCCGACTAACCGGGTTGGTTACGCAATTGATGACTATGTTGTCGATGTAACTGTTCACGGAACAGCTCCCCTTAAGCGGCAAGAAATCCAGTAACCGGATTCAGTACTTGCGGTGGAGGAATCGGCAAACGCACCGTCACTGGTTTTTTGGTCAGTGCCTGCTGGCACGCCTGGCGGATAATTCGGTAAGCACTGACACCTAGGCGTTTGCAGGTTTCCACGATAGTCAGTATTAACGGGCGGAATTGGTCGCCCCGGAAAGATTGGCTGAAAAAACTGGTCTTACGCCAGATGACATAGGGGCGGATGGCACGTTCGGCGGCATTATTGGTCAGAGGAACACCGGGATGACGCAGAAATGTCCATAACATAAGCTCATCATCCAGTAAACGTTGGCACTGGTTGGCGGTTTTAGTGGGCTTATCAGGATGTTGTGCTTGCCGTAAGCCGCTACCTGCCAACAATGTCTGGCGGAAGGCTTCGCGGAGTTTATCCATGCGTTGCCGGTAGAGTCTGTCAGCGTAAGCGCCTGCGAGCCTGCGGTTATGTAAGTGGACAATCAGGCGTGCCAGACGCAGTAAACGTTTCCCTAAGATGCCTGCACGCCCGTAACGTTGTGCCATTTTTTTGAACTTGCGGATGATATGCGCCCAGCACAGTTGCCGCCGTTCAGTGGGGTGGTGGTTATAGCCGCCGTGCTGGTCGGTCACGAGTATGCCATCGAATGCACCCAACAATTCATCCGCTGCGCCTTTGCCGCGTGAGTAATGCGTCATGAAGTACACCACCTGTGGCGAACACATCACCCACAACCATTCACGTTCGCGCCCACGGTAGTGACTGGTTTCGTCCGCGTTTACCACCGGGCTGCTACGCACCGCTTCACCCGCCTGCGCATATAAAGGCGCTAACCAACCGCTGACGGGTGCAGTCGCTTCACTGATCGCACCGCTACTGAAGGATAACTGCCATTGTTCTTCCAGCAGTAACTGGATTTGCCGCGTGGATAGGCGGCAAGCCCCGTTCATCAGGGTAATCCAACTGATCAATCCTGCTCCCATCTGCCCACTGGGGACGTCTTCGGGCAACTCAGCTACCTGACGTTTCCCACAGCAAGTACACGTACCCGCATACAGGCGGTGTTCCGTTACATGGTAAGCGACTTCCGGCAGGTCAAACACCTGATGACGCTGGCTCGGTGTGGTTTCCATCGCCAGATGACCCCCACAACGGCAACAGCCTTCAGGATAATAGTGCTGGATAGCGTCCAGCCGCGATTCCTCCACTAAGGCACGTTCATGTTTGCTGTGCCCCGGCTGACCGCCGCGTTTTAGCGCGCTTTTGGGTTTGCGTTCGCGCTGGGCGCGTTGTTCGGGCGTGTCCCGTGAGGGTGGGTTAGAGGAGTTACTGGAGGAGTCATTCAGGCGTTCTTTTAGTTCTGTCAGTTCCGCTTCCAGTCGTTTGACCCGTGCTTGCAAAGCAACCACCAACGTCAGCAGATCACGGTTAAGCTGCTGGGAGGCTGCCAAATCGGTGGGCAACGCAATGTCGGTAAAATCGGTGGTGATGGTCAGATCGTTCATTCATCAAGCATAGCTCAAGCTGTGGCAGTTGCAAGCTCGTGAACAGTTACGTTGTCGATGGTACTGTCATTGTTTATCAAGCCGGTACAACCAATGAATTGTTCACAACGACCACTGGTGAGTTAGGATCATTTACTTTGCCGAATAACTTAAGCGGGATTCTTAGAGTTGACATTAGCGGTGGTTATGAAGACATAGATGGCTTGTCCAACACTACAGGTGATCGTAAGCCTTTTACCAATAGTTTGTCTACGTTGCTCAATGCAGATGATGGTACTTCTACGCCCTTTGTAGTTAGTGCATTAGGCATTATCTATAAATAATAATTATCGAAAAGTTTTTAAAACTTTCAATAGATTGGATTTCGCATGGAGTTTCTCAGGTTGTGTAGTCCGCAAGCAATTTCCATAATCTGGTCATCAAAGTCATCTTTTAAATTACGGTACACATCTTTCAGGCATCGGCAGCGTTTAATACCACTGATGATATGTTCAACGACTACCCTGCGGGCAGAAATTTGACGGTTTTCTTCTTTTTCTTGTGGGGTCAGGCATTTATTCCGTGGCTTCTTTTTTGGCTCAATGACGGTGACACCTTTTCCCATGTCAGCCCCCTTGAAGCCTAAATCACGTAAAATCACAGAACCCTCCGGTAATTGGGTCTGCTCCTCATCGGCAATTTTCTTGTCATGCTTCTTGCCTGAGTGAGTATCCCCTAAGTATTTGATATGTCTGTCAGCACAGCCAACGATGACATTGTTTTTAACCGTATGGACTTTTTTTTTACCACTATAGTATTCGCGCTGGACATCATTATCCACGGGGCGCTGGATTCTCCGCTCTGTTCCGTCAATAATCAATTCCTGTTGCCCTTCTTCTGCTAGCCGTTCCATTAATTCTGAGGATAGTCGAATGGGCTTATGTCCCATGTTATCCAATGCACTTTGTAATACGGGACACAAGCGGTGTATCCAGTGGTTTGCCACACTTTGGGGAAGATCAAATGAATACGCCAGCACTTCTTGTAAAGGATAGGTCTTCAGGTAAAACAGAATGAAAAACAGTTTGTCTTCTATTAATGCCAGTTTCCCATCAGAACGACCCCGCGTCTCATCAACACGTTTGCCCCGGGCGTGTAGGTCAGTTTGGTAAGCTGCACTGAACCGTTCGAGCAAACCCAAAAACTCCTTAACGTTGAGACTGGTCATGGCAACAAATGCCTTTTCATTGGATTTCAATGCGTTAAAGCTGTACTCCGCCATGCCGTTAGTCCCTACTCTAGGCTATTATTACTGTCAGGAATTTACACTCTGGCTGTGTATCTTGCCATTGATAATTATTATTTATATATTTCAGTTTTTTATAGATAATGTCTATTAACTACAGGTATTAATACTTATGCTGATGGTGATTTCTCTAAGTTTCAACAAGCGCTCAATGCGTTGCCTACAGACGTAAAAAAACTGGCTGACCTTTCCGATGTGATTAGTGATTTTACTAAGCAAAAAGAACGCTTTGAGACTGTCAAAACCATGACGCGGGTTATCGGTTTTGAAGGTTTAGTCAATGAGTTGCAAGATGATGGTCACTTAAATCAATCCAATAGCAGCACGGATGCTAGTAGTTTGGCGAGTGTGCTACAGGATGTTAAACCCCAAGGGCGTTTAATACCAGTCAAGGATGCATCATTGAGAATGTGTATTGCAGCAGCCTTACAAACGACTCCTGATGCTGTAAGTTACAATCAGCTTCTATACCGGTCCGTGCCATAAAATAGTTTTTTTTGATCAAGGAAATATGGTTAGATGACTGGTAACAAAAGCAGCCATGAGTAATGTATGACATTAAAAATCACTTTCACTGAGGATGAGATAGCGGAGCTGTTCTACTGGAAGGAGCGCCATCCTCATCCCAGAGTCCGTAAGAAAATGTCCGTGCTGTACCTGAAATCCCAACAGTTGACGCATAAG contains:
- a CDS encoding transposase produces the protein MNSTERALIAQRWSLLQIEILPCFNDAFGTLTPKLEKLIHVLELTRIEDFVRSFRDGSGRPATERSWFANAFVAKSVLNIVNTRALIDRLQNDRSLRRICGFPLTKKLPSESTFSRAFAEFAEQRLAERVHETLVKTYLGDALIGHLCRDSTAIEARERPVAEEKPKKKQGQTRIQRQREQSLQQALDEIPVQCNRGTKKNAQGYKHSWNGYKLHIDTADCGVPIAAILSSASFHDSGAAIPLSQISAQRVTSLYDLMDAAYCSADLHEYSRHLGHVPLIDHNPRGGQKEAFEPADAERYKIRSTVERTNARLKDEFGGRNVWVQGAQKVYSHLMFGILVLSADQLMRVLL
- a CDS encoding IS66 family transposase, encoding MNDLTITTDFTDIALPTDLAASQQLNRDLLTLVVALQARVKRLEAELTELKERLNDSSSNSSNPPSRDTPEQRAQRERKPKSALKRGGQPGHSKHERALVEESRLDAIQHYYPEGCCRCGGHLAMETTPSQRHQVFDLPEVAYHVTEHRLYAGTCTCCGKRQVAELPEDVPSGQMGAGLISWITLMNGACRLSTRQIQLLLEEQWQLSFSSGAISEATAPVSGWLAPLYAQAGEAVRSSPVVNADETSHYRGREREWLWVMCSPQVVYFMTHYSRGKGAADELLGAFDGILVTDQHGGYNHHPTERRQLCWAHIIRKFKKMAQRYGRAGILGKRLLRLARLIVHLHNRRLAGAYADRLYRQRMDKLREAFRQTLLAGSGLRQAQHPDKPTKTANQCQRLLDDELMLWTFLRHPGVPLTNNAAERAIRPYVIWRKTSFFSQSFRGDQFRPLILTIVETCKRLGVSAYRIIRQACQQALTKKPVTVRLPIPPPQVLNPVTGFLAA
- a CDS encoding transposase, which produces MAEYSFNALKSNEKAFVAMTSLNVKEFLGLLERFSAAYQTDLHARGKRVDETRGRSDGKLALIEDKLFFILFYLKTYPLQEVLAYSFDLPQSVANHWIHRLCPVLQSALDNMGHKPIRLSSELMERLAEEGQQELIIDGTERRIQRPVDNDVQREYYSGKKKVHTVKNNVIVGCADRHIKYLGDTHSGKKHDKKIADEEQTQLPEGSVILRDLGFKGADMGKGVTVIEPKKKPRNKCLTPQEKEENRQISARRVVVEHIISGIKRCRCLKDVYRNLKDDFDDQIMEIACGLHNLRNSMRNPIY